A genomic region of Chryseobacterium sp. KACC 21268 contains the following coding sequences:
- a CDS encoding D-2-hydroxyacid dehydrogenase, translating into MKVLANDGLTQSGINALLENGFEVITAKVAQEDLITYINENQVTVLLVRSATKVTKEMVDNCPSLEIIGRGGVGMDNIEVAYAREKGKHVINTPAASSESVAELVFAHLFSGCRFLQDANRQMPVKGNTEFAKLKKKYEAGIELRGKTIGIVGIGRIGQEVARIALGLGMKVIASDTRIGKASVRVDFYNSQYINVEIETEPLEQLIQHSDFITLHVPAQDGPIIGAAELDKMKPGAAIVNCARGGVIDENALIAALDSGKIAFAGLDVFENEPTPSDKILNHPKISLTPHTGAATEEAQDRIGTELANQIASILLVK; encoded by the coding sequence ATGAAAGTACTTGCAAATGACGGATTGACGCAGTCTGGGATCAATGCGCTATTAGAAAACGGATTCGAGGTGATTACTGCAAAGGTGGCTCAGGAAGATCTAATTACTTATATCAACGAAAATCAGGTGACTGTTCTGCTTGTAAGAAGCGCGACAAAAGTGACCAAGGAAATGGTGGACAATTGCCCAAGCCTGGAGATCATCGGTAGAGGTGGCGTTGGGATGGACAACATCGAAGTGGCTTACGCGAGAGAAAAAGGAAAACACGTGATCAACACGCCGGCAGCTTCATCAGAATCTGTGGCGGAACTGGTTTTTGCACACCTTTTCTCAGGTTGCAGATTCTTGCAGGATGCGAACAGACAAATGCCAGTGAAAGGAAACACCGAGTTTGCAAAACTTAAGAAAAAATATGAAGCTGGAATTGAACTAAGAGGTAAAACCATCGGGATCGTCGGCATCGGAAGAATTGGACAAGAAGTGGCTAGAATAGCACTTGGACTGGGAATGAAAGTAATCGCTTCTGATACGAGAATCGGGAAGGCGAGCGTCAGAGTGGATTTCTACAACAGCCAATACATCAATGTTGAAATTGAAACAGAACCGTTGGAGCAATTGATCCAGCATTCAGATTTCATCACGCTTCACGTTCCTGCTCAGGATGGTCCGATCATCGGCGCGGCCGAATTGGACAAAATGAAACCTGGTGCAGCCATCGTGAACTGTGCGAGAGGTGGTGTGATCGACGAAAATGCTTTGATTGCAGCGTTGGATTCTGGGAAGATAGCGTTTGCAGGTCTTGATGTTTTCGAGAACGAGCCTACGCCTTCTGATAAGATCTTGAACCACCCGAAGATCTCTTTGACGCCTCATACAGGAGCTGCGACAGAGGAAGCTCAGGATAGAATTGGAACTGAGTTGGC
- a CDS encoding phosphoheptose isomerase, producing the protein MELEYVEHLSPMLKGDIKNYLIDIDGTITEDVPNEEPERMVTCEPFPDALVTINKWYDEGHQICFFTSRTEDLREVTETWLNKHGFKYHSVLLGKPRGGNYHWIDNHLVKATRYKGKFTDMVEKQVTIEVFRD; encoded by the coding sequence ATGGAACTAGAATACGTAGAACACCTGAGCCCAATGTTGAAAGGCGATATCAAGAATTATCTGATCGATATCGACGGAACTATTACAGAAGATGTGCCTAATGAGGAGCCGGAAAGAATGGTGACTTGCGAGCCTTTTCCAGACGCTTTGGTAACGATCAACAAATGGTATGACGAAGGTCACCAGATCTGTTTTTTCACTTCCAGAACTGAGGATCTGAGAGAAGTGACAGAAACCTGGTTGAACAAACACGGCTTCAAATACCACAGCGTACTGCTAGGAAAACCAAGAGGCGGAAACTACCACTGGATCGATAACCACCTGGTAAAAGCAACGAGATACAAAGGGAAATTCACAGATATGGTTGAGAAACAAGTGACCATAGAAGTTTTCCGCGACTAA
- a CDS encoding amino acid permease yields the protein MEKKLKLWDAVMIVMGSMIGSGIFIVSADIMRNLGSGYWLIVVWLITTVMTVAAAISYGELSAMFPKAGGQYTYITEIFGKPMGFLYGWGMFTVIQTGTIAAVAVAFGKFTAYLVPSLNDAAPIFQSGEFQITWIQILAIVVILFLTFVNTKGVQFGKILQNVFTSSKIIALLGLIILGFILIDKSNWSSNMSFGWDAFQNLKNTEWTGISGATILGGIAAAMVGSVFSSVAWENVTFISGEIENPKKNVVKAMILGTSAVMILYLLVNFVYLNALDRDSIAFAANDRVAVSAAEKMFGNAGTIIIAVLVMISTFGCVNGIVLAGARVFQTMAKDGLFLKSAVENNKNGVPEKSLWMQGIWASLLCLSGQYGNLLDMVSFVIVLFYMLTVFGVIYLRIKKPEMERGYKTFLYPFTPVLYLLIGTAFCILLLIYKPGYTLPGLGLILLGLPVYFFINKKIIDVNDTTTED from the coding sequence ATGGAAAAGAAACTCAAACTTTGGGACGCAGTGATGATCGTGATGGGATCGATGATCGGGAGCGGGATTTTTATCGTAAGCGCCGACATCATGCGGAATCTCGGTTCTGGCTATTGGCTGATTGTCGTTTGGTTGATCACAACTGTGATGACCGTAGCGGCGGCAATCAGCTACGGCGAACTCTCGGCGATGTTCCCAAAAGCGGGCGGACAATATACTTACATCACAGAAATCTTCGGGAAACCAATGGGATTTCTCTACGGTTGGGGAATGTTTACCGTAATTCAAACCGGGACAATTGCAGCTGTGGCTGTGGCTTTCGGAAAGTTCACGGCTTATCTTGTTCCATCTCTGAATGATGCTGCTCCAATTTTCCAAAGTGGCGAATTTCAGATTACCTGGATTCAAATCCTAGCGATTGTCGTGATTCTTTTCCTGACTTTTGTGAATACCAAAGGTGTACAATTCGGGAAAATCTTGCAGAATGTTTTCACTTCTTCAAAAATCATCGCACTTCTCGGATTGATTATTTTAGGTTTTATTTTGATCGACAAATCCAATTGGAGTTCGAATATGAGTTTTGGTTGGGACGCTTTTCAAAATTTAAAAAACACAGAATGGACCGGAATCTCCGGTGCAACCATCCTTGGCGGAATTGCCGCAGCGATGGTTGGTTCGGTTTTCAGTTCGGTGGCTTGGGAGAATGTGACTTTCATTTCCGGCGAAATCGAGAATCCAAAAAAGAATGTTGTAAAAGCAATGATCTTAGGAACTTCGGCTGTGATGATCCTTTATCTTTTGGTGAATTTCGTTTACCTGAATGCGCTTGACAGAGATTCTATCGCCTTTGCAGCGAATGACAGAGTGGCGGTTTCTGCAGCGGAGAAAATGTTTGGGAATGCAGGAACAATCATCATCGCCGTTTTGGTGATGATTTCGACTTTTGGCTGTGTGAACGGAATTGTTCTAGCTGGCGCAAGGGTTTTCCAAACGATGGCAAAAGATGGATTATTCCTAAAATCAGCTGTTGAAAACAACAAAAACGGCGTTCCAGAAAAATCCCTTTGGATGCAAGGAATCTGGGCTAGTTTGCTTTGTTTGAGCGGACAATACGGGAATCTTTTGGATATGGTTTCCTTCGTGATCGTTCTGTTTTATATGCTAACCGTTTTTGGTGTGATCTACCTTAGAATCAAAAAACCTGAAATGGAAAGAGGTTACAAAACCTTCCTTTATCCATTCACGCCCGTACTTTACCTTTTGATTGGGACGGCGTTTTGTATTTTGCTTTTGATCTACAAGCCAGGTTACACGTTGCCAGGATTGGGATTGATTTTGCTTGGGTTGCCGGTTTATTTTTTTATTAATAAGAAAATTATTGATGTCAATGATACCACAACTGAAGATTAA
- the pheA gene encoding prephenate dehydratase has translation MKIAFLGPEASFTQLTATQLFPNDELVPKANILDCFLAVQNNEVDKAVVPLENSIEGTVSMTLDYLYQTPEIKIEAEAVMPIAHHLMIHPSQENPESIEKIYSHPQALAQSFHFLNKNYPDVPKQDFASTAAAAKRVSENPDRKIAAVANKFAAELYGLKILNENIHDVEENHTRFIIISKTENSYENHLENIGKKTAMLITLPQDHAGGLHQVLSVFAWRNMNLSKIESRTLKTRLGNYFFFVTVVGGWDDVLYINSVDELKAIGADVKFLGNYKEFLLEG, from the coding sequence ATGAAAATAGCATTCCTCGGACCCGAAGCTTCTTTTACGCAGTTGACCGCAACGCAGTTATTCCCAAATGATGAGTTGGTCCCAAAAGCCAATATTTTGGATTGCTTTCTGGCGGTTCAGAATAATGAAGTAGACAAAGCGGTGGTTCCCTTGGAAAACTCGATAGAAGGAACGGTTTCTATGACTTTGGATTATCTTTATCAAACGCCCGAAATCAAGATCGAAGCGGAAGCGGTAATGCCGATTGCGCATCATTTGATGATCCATCCGAGTCAGGAAAATCCAGAATCTATCGAGAAGATCTATTCTCATCCACAGGCGCTTGCGCAAAGTTTTCATTTCCTGAATAAAAATTATCCTGATGTTCCGAAACAAGATTTTGCTTCCACAGCGGCGGCGGCAAAACGCGTTTCTGAAAATCCTGATCGTAAAATCGCGGCGGTTGCGAACAAATTTGCGGCAGAATTATACGGGTTGAAGATCCTTAACGAAAACATTCACGACGTCGAGGAAAATCACACCAGATTCATCATCATTTCCAAAACTGAGAATTCTTACGAGAACCATCTGGAAAATATAGGAAAAAAAACCGCAATGCTCATCACGTTACCACAAGATCATGCTGGAGGATTGCATCAGGTTTTGTCCGTTTTTGCGTGGCGAAATATGAACCTTAGCAAAATCGAATCCCGAACTTTAAAAACCAGATTGGGAAATTACTTCTTCTTCGTGACCGTTGTTGGCGGTTGGGATGATGTGCTCTACATTAATTCCGTGGACGAACTGAAAGCGATTGGTGCTGATGTGAAGTTTTTGGGGAATTACAAGGAGTTTTTGTTGGAAGGGTAG
- a CDS encoding DUF2490 domain-containing protein, translated as MFFTKAKLFLSSVFLISISTSFSAQNRISDYNNIGWYAYNGTFKLDSKFSIHTEYQWRRNDFITTWQQSLLRLGLNYQVNPNLQLRVGYAWAETFPYGDIPINGMGKDFTEHRIYEMATITDKIGKVDLSHRFMLEQRWVGRYSNAGLTSEDQYPFLNRARYMIRLQMPLKGNSIGDKTPYVAVYDELMIGFGKNVGENIFDQNRIGVLLGYKFNNLLRVEGGYLNQIVQFGREIEGKNVFQYNNGFIVSANFNFDFSKKIVD; from the coding sequence ATGTTTTTCACCAAGGCAAAATTATTTCTCAGTTCAGTTTTTCTGATTTCAATTTCAACATCTTTTTCAGCGCAAAACCGAATCAGCGATTACAATAATATCGGCTGGTACGCGTACAACGGAACTTTCAAGCTGGATTCGAAATTCTCCATTCACACAGAATATCAGTGGCGAAGAAATGATTTCATCACGACTTGGCAACAGAGTCTTTTGCGTTTGGGACTTAATTATCAAGTAAATCCAAATTTGCAATTGCGTGTAGGTTACGCTTGGGCAGAGACTTTTCCTTATGGTGACATTCCGATCAACGGGATGGGAAAAGATTTCACAGAACACAGGATCTACGAAATGGCAACCATTACTGACAAAATAGGAAAGGTAGATTTGTCGCACCGTTTTATGCTAGAACAGCGTTGGGTAGGGCGATATTCCAATGCCGGTCTAACTTCCGAAGACCAATATCCATTTCTGAACCGAGCGCGATATATGATCCGTTTGCAAATGCCTTTGAAGGGAAATTCGATTGGAGATAAAACGCCTTACGTAGCAGTTTATGACGAATTGATGATAGGATTTGGGAAGAATGTCGGCGAGAATATTTTTGACCAAAACCGAATCGGTGTTTTGTTGGGTTACAAATTCAATAATTTGCTTAGGGTAGAAGGCGGTTATCTGAATCAGATTGTGCAGTTTGGACGCGAAATCGAGGGAAAGAATGTGTTCCAATACAACAATGGATTTATTGTAAGCGCGAATTTCAATTTTGATTTTTCTAAGAAAATTGTAGATTAA
- a CDS encoding endonuclease/exonuclease/phosphatase family protein — translation MENYTYCLYWIISILAIFSVLIPSVKNTFWTFRIFDYPRFQKFVILIVLILLWKFAVPEPTDYDKVLLALEVVFALYLLYIILPYTRFGKTMIDKVKPNADETTLDILVCNVYQHNRNYQKLIDLIKENDPTVLFFLETDEEWRKALEVVTKDYEYKIEVPLANTYGLLFYSHFPVKNYEINYLIDDDIPSIVADLEYNNNVVRLYGIHPTPPVPQENPESTERDAEILLVGKKAEEYGKPAIVFGDLNDVAWSQTTKLFLKSSGMLDPRRGRGMFNTFHAKYWFLRWPLDHFFVSPHFRLVDMNVTKSVDSDHFPIWISLVIRNEDTEDQLEISDKEEQEVVEKIEEGIEKGDAN, via the coding sequence ATGGAAAACTACACGTATTGTTTGTACTGGATCATTTCCATATTGGCGATCTTCTCTGTTCTGATTCCTTCTGTCAAAAACACATTTTGGACCTTTAGGATTTTCGATTATCCTCGTTTTCAGAAGTTTGTGATCCTGATTGTTCTGATTCTTTTATGGAAATTTGCCGTTCCTGAACCCACGGATTACGACAAAGTTCTTTTGGCGTTAGAAGTGGTATTTGCACTTTACCTTTTATATATCATTCTTCCTTACACAAGATTTGGAAAGACAATGATCGACAAAGTTAAACCAAATGCGGACGAGACCACGCTCGATATTTTGGTTTGTAATGTCTATCAACACAACCGAAATTATCAGAAACTAATTGACCTGATCAAAGAAAATGATCCCACCGTTTTGTTCTTTCTCGAAACGGATGAAGAGTGGAGAAAAGCGTTGGAAGTGGTCACAAAAGATTATGAATACAAAATTGAGGTTCCATTAGCAAATACTTATGGCCTTTTGTTTTACAGTCATTTTCCGGTTAAGAATTACGAGATCAATTATTTGATAGATGATGATATTCCGTCCATCGTTGCCGACCTGGAATACAATAATAACGTTGTTCGGTTATACGGAATTCATCCTACGCCGCCAGTTCCTCAGGAAAATCCAGAAAGTACCGAACGTGATGCTGAGATTCTTTTGGTCGGAAAAAAAGCGGAAGAATACGGAAAACCAGCCATCGTTTTTGGAGACCTGAATGATGTCGCTTGGTCACAAACCACCAAACTATTTCTAAAATCCAGTGGAATGTTGGATCCCCGACGTGGAAGAGGTATGTTCAATACCTTTCACGCCAAATATTGGTTTTTGCGTTGGCCATTAGATCATTTTTTCGTGAGTCCACATTTCCGATTGGTAGATATGAATGTCACAAAGTCCGTAGATTCTGACCATTTTCCAATTTGGATATCGCTCGTCATCAGAAATGAAGATACAGAAGATCAACTGGAAATTTCAGATAAAGAAGAGCAGGAAGTGGTTGAAAAAATAGAAGAAGGCATCGAGAAAGGTGATGCCAATTAA
- a CDS encoding GNAT family N-acetyltransferase has translation MTFRDVTLDDLPKIVEIYNSTVASRLVTADLEPVSVESKLDWFNEHNSETRPLWMVEDAQKNTIGWVSFQDFYGRPAYQKTAEISIYIDENFRGKGFGQQILKLSIEKCPSLGIENLLAFIFAHNLPSLTLFEKFGFELWANLKNIAELDGEKQSLIILGKTIKD, from the coding sequence ATGACTTTTCGAGACGTCACTTTAGATGATCTTCCCAAGATTGTAGAAATTTATAACTCTACGGTGGCGTCGCGATTGGTTACTGCCGATCTGGAACCTGTTTCTGTCGAAAGCAAACTTGATTGGTTCAATGAGCACAATTCTGAAACGCGTCCGCTTTGGATGGTGGAAGATGCTCAGAAAAATACCATCGGTTGGGTCAGTTTTCAGGATTTCTACGGACGTCCGGCTTATCAGAAAACGGCTGAGATTAGTATCTATATTGATGAAAATTTCCGAGGCAAAGGTTTCGGACAACAGATCTTAAAGTTATCCATTGAAAAATGCCCGAGCTTGGGCATCGAGAATCTCCTTGCATTTATCTTCGCTCACAATTTGCCAAGTTTGACCTTATTTGAAAAATTCGGTTTCGAACTTTGGGCCAATCTCAAAAATATCGCTGAACTCGATGGCGAAAAACAAAGTCTCATTATTTTAGGCAAAACCATCAAAGACTAA
- a CDS encoding cystathionine gamma-synthase — protein sequence MLKNFQLQTSSFKQNIRNMKFNTKVIHGGQQHEPATGAVNVPVFLTSTFAQKSPGQLISGYEYSRGANPTRQALEDSLASIENGARGLAFGSGLAAIDCVLKLLNPGDEVIAVDDLYGGSYRMFTRLFEKYQLKFTFIGFDNVEQLENVITDKTKLIWLETPTNPLMKLVDIKMVADTVKGKDILVAVDNTFATPYIQKPLDLGADIVMHSATKYLGGHSDVIAGALIAKDAELGEKLHFIQFASGGILGPHDSYLVLRGIKTLALRMQRHSDNGFEVAKYLETHSLVDKIYYPGLSSHPQYDLATRQMTEFGGMVSFTFKSGKKEDAVKFLENIKVFTLAESLGGVESLANLPALMTHASIPEDKRAVLGITDDLVRLSVGIEDAEDLIADLEQAFSSIND from the coding sequence ATGTTAAAAAACTTCCAGCTTCAAACTTCCAGCTTCAAACAAAATATTAGAAATATGAAATTCAATACAAAAGTTATTCACGGCGGACAACAGCACGAGCCAGCGACTGGCGCAGTCAACGTTCCCGTTTTTTTAACATCAACATTCGCACAGAAAAGTCCAGGACAATTGATCTCTGGCTACGAATATTCAAGAGGTGCAAACCCAACAAGACAAGCTTTAGAAGATTCTTTAGCAAGCATCGAAAACGGCGCTCGAGGATTGGCTTTCGGATCAGGTTTGGCCGCAATCGATTGTGTTTTGAAGTTACTGAATCCAGGTGATGAAGTCATTGCTGTAGATGATCTTTATGGTGGATCTTACAGAATGTTCACCAGATTATTCGAAAAATACCAACTGAAATTTACGTTCATTGGATTCGATAATGTGGAACAATTGGAAAATGTCATCACAGACAAAACAAAATTGATCTGGCTAGAAACACCAACCAATCCATTGATGAAATTGGTGGACATCAAAATGGTGGCTGACACCGTGAAAGGGAAAGATATTTTGGTAGCTGTGGATAATACATTTGCAACGCCTTATATTCAAAAACCTTTGGATCTGGGTGCTGACATTGTGATGCATTCTGCAACAAAATATTTAGGCGGACATTCTGATGTAATCGCTGGAGCTTTGATCGCGAAAGATGCAGAGTTGGGCGAGAAATTACATTTTATCCAGTTTGCAAGTGGAGGAATTTTGGGACCACACGATTCTTATTTGGTTCTGAGAGGAATTAAAACTTTGGCGCTGAGAATGCAAAGACATTCGGACAACGGTTTCGAAGTGGCAAAATATTTGGAAACGCATTCTTTGGTTGATAAGATCTATTACCCAGGATTGTCTTCTCATCCGCAATACGATTTGGCAACCAGACAAATGACCGAGTTTGGTGGAATGGTTTCTTTCACTTTCAAATCTGGAAAGAAAGAAGATGCAGTTAAATTCTTGGAAAACATCAAAGTTTTCACTTTGGCAGAATCTTTGGGTGGCGTAGAATCGTTGGCAAACCTTCCAGCTTTGATGACGCACGCATCGATCCCAGAAGACAAAAGAGCAGTTCTTGGAATCACGGATGACTTGGTAAGACTAAGCGTCGGAATCGAAGATGCTGAAGATCTGATCGCTGATTTGGAACAAGCATTTAGTTCAATAAATGATTAA
- the gldC gene encoding gliding motility protein GldC, with protein MRKTKITVDIELDENHVPEKMMWNAQDGGVENQETKAVMISVWDEKTSEALRIDLWTKDMPVDHMKRFYHQIIVSLGQTYLRATGEEDVAGWLEEVAEEFAVKSAIKM; from the coding sequence ATGCGTAAAACAAAAATTACAGTAGATATAGAGTTGGACGAGAATCACGTTCCAGAAAAAATGATGTGGAATGCACAAGATGGCGGCGTAGAAAACCAAGAGACCAAAGCCGTGATGATCTCAGTTTGGGACGAGAAAACTTCCGAAGCGTTGAGAATCGATCTTTGGACAAAAGATATGCCTGTGGATCATATGAAACGTTTCTATCACCAGATCATCGTTTCCCTTGGACAAACTTACCTCCGTGCAACTGGAGAAGAAGATGTTGCTGGTTGGCTGGAAGAAGTAGCTGAGGAATTTGCAGTGAAGTCGGCTATCAAAATGTAA
- a CDS encoding gliding motility protein GldB, translating into MKFFRYISFSAIIVFSLSACKKENENKWDVEIKNPVKKINVTDLSGEFYNSSVSLEDFKQKYPWFQGSVPDADYGDRRKDTMEVRIYKEAISKINKTKLDKDLIDLFSHIKNYFPKFQPPHIYLYSSVIDPQNVTDPIFLREDENMLFVDITGFMGDGNKNYKGLDLYFQKSMNPENLVPKISAFFAARLVPAPIEQQKFLDQMVYQGKVQILQDAFLPNVSSDHLKMNYSKEQYDWAVANEANIWNYFVEGDLLFSADPGLSERFIAPGPFSKFYTEVDRESSPQIAIWTGWQICKHYLKAHPEEKLDVFLKKNATEIFNGSEYRPK; encoded by the coding sequence ATGAAGTTTTTCCGATATATCTCTTTTTCGGCCATAATTGTTTTCAGTTTATCGGCTTGCAAAAAGGAAAACGAAAACAAATGGGATGTTGAGATCAAGAATCCTGTCAAGAAAATAAATGTCACCGATCTCTCTGGAGAATTCTACAATTCTTCTGTAAGCTTGGAAGATTTCAAACAAAAATATCCTTGGTTCCAAGGTTCAGTTCCAGACGCCGATTACGGTGACAGAAGAAAAGATACGATGGAAGTTCGCATCTACAAAGAAGCGATTTCCAAAATCAACAAAACAAAACTGGATAAAGATTTGATCGACCTTTTCTCACACATCAAAAATTATTTTCCGAAGTTCCAGCCGCCTCATATTTATCTCTATTCATCTGTGATCGATCCTCAAAATGTGACGGATCCGATTTTTTTGAGAGAAGACGAGAATATGCTTTTCGTGGACATTACGGGATTTATGGGTGATGGAAATAAAAATTATAAAGGTCTCGATCTCTATTTTCAAAAATCGATGAACCCGGAAAATTTGGTTCCAAAGATCTCTGCTTTTTTTGCCGCAAGATTGGTTCCTGCTCCGATAGAGCAACAGAAATTTTTGGATCAAATGGTCTATCAAGGGAAAGTTCAGATCCTTCAGGACGCTTTTTTGCCTAATGTTTCTTCTGATCATTTGAAAATGAATTACTCCAAAGAACAGTACGATTGGGCTGTTGCCAACGAAGCCAATATCTGGAATTATTTTGTAGAAGGTGACTTGCTCTTCAGTGCAGATCCCGGATTATCAGAAAGATTCATTGCGCCAGGACCTTTTTCAAAATTCTACACAGAAGTTGACAGAGAAAGTTCGCCTCAGATCGCGATCTGGACAGGTTGGCAAATTTGCAAACATTATCTGAAAGCACATCCCGAAGAAAAATTGGACGTGTTTTTGAAGAAGAACGCAACAGAGATTTTCAATGGATCGGAATACAGACCGAAGTAG
- a CDS encoding GNAT family N-acetyltransferase, whose product MKLPIITERLILRKLTEADVDNIFLLDSNPDVMKYVGVPPSTSREQSKKMVENILDQYAKNGTGRLAVIENETNKFIGWSGIKLLTEEVNGFKNVYELGYRFLPEFWGKGYATESAKASLDLGFNQLNAEKIYAYADVDNESSNHILTKLGFENKGAFLDNGDNCYWYELEKNK is encoded by the coding sequence ATGAAGCTACCAATAATTACGGAAAGATTAATTTTAAGAAAATTGACCGAAGCGGATGTTGATAACATCTTCCTTCTGGACAGCAATCCCGACGTGATGAAGTATGTAGGAGTTCCGCCTTCTACTAGTAGAGAACAATCTAAAAAAATGGTTGAGAATATCCTAGATCAGTACGCCAAAAACGGAACTGGCAGACTTGCGGTCATCGAAAATGAAACTAACAAATTTATCGGCTGGAGTGGCATCAAACTTTTGACAGAGGAAGTCAATGGTTTCAAAAATGTTTACGAATTAGGCTACAGATTTCTCCCTGAATTCTGGGGAAAAGGTTACGCGACAGAATCTGCAAAAGCTTCATTGGATCTAGGTTTTAATCAACTGAATGCTGAGAAGATCTATGCTTATGCCGATGTTGACAATGAATCTTCCAATCACATTCTCACGAAATTAGGTTTCGAAAACAAAGGTGCTTTTCTTGATAATGGCGACAATTGCTATTGGTACGAATTAGAAAAAAATAAATAA
- the nadE gene encoding NAD(+) synthase, with the protein MQTQKVIDHIVNWLKDYATKANSKGFVVGVSGGIDSAVVSVLVAKTGLPVLVLEMPIRQKADQVDRAQDHIDFLKSNFPNVDGFRVDLTPTFESFEKTTEGYKDDSPSKNLAEANTRSRLRMITLYYYGQINGFLVTGTGNKVEDFGVGFFTKYGDGGVDISPIADLYKTQIYEIAKELGILESIQKAKPTDGLWEVERTDEDQIGATYPELEWAMEQQKAGKTEADFDGREKEVMTIYLRFNRATQHKMNPIPVCEIPAELK; encoded by the coding sequence ATGCAGACACAAAAAGTAATAGATCATATCGTCAACTGGTTAAAAGATTATGCAACCAAAGCCAACTCAAAAGGATTCGTAGTAGGTGTTTCTGGCGGAATTGATTCCGCAGTCGTTTCAGTTTTGGTAGCGAAAACAGGATTGCCAGTTTTGGTTTTGGAAATGCCAATCCGTCAAAAAGCCGACCAGGTGGACAGAGCTCAAGATCACATCGATTTTTTGAAATCTAATTTTCCAAATGTGGATGGTTTCCGAGTGGATTTGACGCCTACTTTTGAAAGTTTTGAAAAAACCACGGAAGGCTACAAAGACGATTCACCGAGCAAAAATCTGGCAGAAGCGAATACAAGATCGAGATTGAGAATGATAACACTTTATTATTACGGTCAGATCAATGGATTTCTTGTGACTGGAACTGGAAACAAAGTGGAGGATTTTGGCGTTGGATTTTTCACAAAATATGGCGATGGCGGCGTGGACATCTCTCCTATCGCTGACCTTTACAAAACGCAGATCTATGAAATTGCCAAAGAACTAGGCATTCTTGAGAGCATTCAGAAAGCTAAACCTACGGACGGACTTTGGGAAGTGGAAAGAACAGATGAAGACCAAATTGGCGCAACCTATCCTGAATTGGAATGGGCAATGGAACAGCAAAAAGCCGGAAAAACCGAAGCTGATTTTGATGGAAGAGAAAAAGAGGTGATGACCATTTATCTTAGATTTAACAGAGCGACGCAACATAAGATGAATCCGATTCCTGTTTGTGAAATTCCGGCGGAATTGAAATAA